In Paraburkholderia flava, one genomic interval encodes:
- the scpB gene encoding SMC-Scp complex subunit ScpB, which yields MNTQEAKIVLETALICAQEPLKLAELRKLFADNVSADTVRTLLEDLKHEWSGRGVELVGLASGWRFQSKPAMRTYLDRLHPEKPPKYSRAVLETLAIVAYRQPVTRGDIEEIRGVTVNTQVVKQLEDRNWIEVIGHRDVPGRPALYATTRQFLDDLGLKALDELPPLDDPSAQLNVDLLAQHSIEFADGELQVADAEVAPAGEIAGEVAAAESALEEAHDMQETPEARTDEDDATKSAASALEGEVPPAAPVSEVASEEESAAEVATPAEPEPAAAVAPEGADEMPEATPEASEASADPATPAPDSNAQSEIPEADQADATHAAHDDNDHRRKAAHDDGVMSDDEAASRSA from the coding sequence ATGAATACCCAAGAGGCGAAGATCGTCCTCGAGACTGCCTTGATCTGTGCGCAGGAGCCGCTGAAGCTCGCTGAGCTGCGCAAGCTCTTTGCCGACAACGTGTCGGCCGATACGGTTCGGACGTTACTCGAAGACCTGAAACATGAATGGTCGGGGCGCGGCGTCGAACTGGTCGGGCTGGCTTCCGGCTGGCGCTTCCAGAGCAAGCCCGCGATGCGTACGTATCTCGATCGGTTGCATCCCGAGAAACCGCCGAAATATTCGCGCGCGGTGCTCGAGACGCTGGCGATCGTCGCGTACCGGCAGCCGGTCACTCGTGGCGATATCGAGGAAATTCGCGGCGTCACCGTGAATACGCAGGTGGTCAAGCAACTCGAGGATCGTAACTGGATCGAGGTGATCGGCCATCGCGACGTGCCGGGGCGTCCGGCGCTGTATGCGACCACGCGGCAATTTCTCGACGATCTGGGGCTCAAGGCGCTGGACGAACTGCCGCCGCTCGACGATCCATCGGCGCAGCTGAACGTCGATCTGCTGGCCCAGCATTCGATCGAATTCGCGGACGGTGAGCTGCAGGTTGCCGATGCGGAAGTGGCACCGGCAGGCGAGATCGCTGGTGAAGTCGCCGCAGCGGAAAGCGCGCTGGAAGAAGCGCACGATATGCAGGAGACGCCTGAAGCACGGACCGATGAAGACGATGCGACGAAGTCCGCCGCATCCGCGCTCGAAGGCGAGGTGCCGCCGGCCGCGCCAGTGAGCGAGGTCGCGAGCGAAGAAGAATCTGCTGCCGAAGTAGCAACGCCGGCAGAACCTGAGCCGGCCGCAGCTGTCGCACCAGAAGGCGCCGACGAGATGCCGGAAGCGACACCCGAAGCAAGCGAGGCGAGCGCCGATCCGGCTACGCCCGCACCCGATTCGAACGCGCAGTCCGAGATTCCCGAAGCGGATCAAGCGGACGCGACCCACGCGGCGCATGACGATAACGATCATCGCCGCAAAGCCGCTCACGACGACGGCGTGATGAGCGACGACGAGGCTGCCTCGCGCAGCGCCTGA